A window of Natator depressus isolate rNatDep1 chromosome 3, rNatDep2.hap1, whole genome shotgun sequence genomic DNA:
GTAAGGTATAAAACTCTGATGTGGAGACGCCTCTTCTCCACCTGTGGATCATAGGTGTGGAAGTTGAAATACTGTTTCTtgtgtgtaaaaaacaaaagaaaagtttttctttttgtttttacttacAAAACATAgagattatcttttttttttatacatacaGCAGCCAGAAAGAAAGCTTATCTGaaggtgtgtgttttgtttcatgATCTGTGTTTACCATAAACAAAAATAAGATcccctcttttattttttttaaaggagctttAAAGTGAAGACTCATATTGTAGCAACTCATACAAGAGAGGTCCGTCTCTATACCTAATACCTACAGCTGTGGGGGTGACATACTGGAGAATGTTGATAGTTCTTCTTAACCGCCTGTCTACAAAATGGGCATCCCATGCAGGGTATCTCTTTCTTGGGATGTCAATCTTAATGAGAGGGCCTTCTGGGTAGTAGGCTCGCCCAGATGGAATAGATGGCACCATTGCTCTCACCTGGAAAACTGGCAAGCAAGTGTCAGCTGTGAGTTCCTCCTGTTGCTCCGTGACCGCTCTGGTAGGCGTAGCCTCGGCCCCCCGGTACCCAGGGGTTTCGGGTGCCATGGGCTCAACATCAGGAGGCAAAGGAATGCCCCAGAGCAGCTCGGCGCAACAGGAGCTGGCAAAAATCTTAGCTCTCGGCCCCGTGGGATGCAGCACACCATAATAGAAGAGCATCAAAGCTATCCCAGCAGCAAAGCTAAGAAAGACACAACACAGTGCTGGCACGGCATATGAGTCAGTAGTTGTAGGATCTCTGTAAAAATACCAAAGGAGCGTCAAGGCAGCATTCTCTGTCAAGACTACAGTGTAATATGCAAACATTCTATATCGAGTCCGCCCTTCCTTGACATTAAACCAGCAGAAAATGTACACAATCCCTACCACCATGTTGAAGAGGATCTCCTCCCACTTAGACATGCAGAAGTCAGTCCCACCATGGATGATCCAGAAAGCCATGGCACACCAGTGGACCACTACAAAGATCCCAAAGTAGAGCTGGAAGATGGAAGCAAAGAGGGCAAAAGAGATAACTCTGGATGAGATGGTGAAGAGGCGCCAGAAGAGATGTATGAGGGCCCCTCTGTAGCTCATACTCTTCTTGTCATCCCTAGAGTCCCGAAGAAGCTTGTGATAGGAGGCTAGCACCCAAGCCAGGGACATCAGGGACGCCACAGAGGACACACCTGCCagaagacacaaatccacagaGTCAAACAATAGCATAGATAGAGAATGTCACTCACTCACTACGTTATTGTCACGGGGCAGGTATGGTAGCAAGTAATGTACAACACATTACACAAATCTCGAGGAGTAGACAAATGCAGAAGTATCAATATCAGAAccataaacaaacatttattctTTATCTGACACCTGCACAGGTGTATTTTATATTAGTGATAAGCCTGATCCAGAACCCCCCAAAACTGAATTACCCCCAGACTTTCAGAGCTAACGAGGAAGGATTGGAATTTGAACATGTATCTGCATTTCAAACAAATCGTCTCCATCCTTATAATGATCTATACCACACTCCCAGATCCAAAACCTTTTGgacatttgaaatccagatctggatccaaattttgtagCATTgacccatctctgccccaaatTGTTAAGGTAGCCATCAGCTGTGTCTGCTAtattgtatcagaggggtagccgtgttattctagatctgtaaaagcagcaaagagtcctgtgcaccttacagactaacagacgtattggagttcactacatgcatccgacgaagtgggtattcacccacgaaagcttatgctccaatatgtctgttagtctataaggtgccacaggactctttgctgctatATTATACTGTCATATAGTTACAGCAAAATGTTTAATACAAGGCAGGGCTGTTATGCCTTTAACAGGGGGTGAGCAAATTTTGGGACAGAGAGGGTGACCAGTTTCCAAGtaactgtgggtatgtctacactggggttggGAGGCAGAATTTTCAGCTTgcactagctttgattgagctagtgcgctaaaaacAGAAGCATAAGCCATGGTGGTGCAAGCATCGGCATGAGCTAGCTGCTCCAAGTATGATCCCATCTGAGCCCCTAGGTACATACACGTGCGGCTagcccccttctgctgctcaAGCTGCTGTGGCTACAGCAGTGTTTTTAGTGCAGTGGCTCGATCAGAGCTGGCGTGGGTATGTCTGAGATTAAATTGACACCTTTCAGCTCTGGCGTGCAGATCCATACCCAGTGTGCATAGGGTTTAAAATCCCAAATAGGCGCCCTCTTGTGCGACTTCACGAGCAGCGAAAACGTGCAGCTGATCAGTTTTGTCCTCAGCCTGTGATCCCATGGAGTTAGTGAACCCCAGGATCACGGCGGGTTACTGAGCCAGGCTTGGGGCCTGTTCTCTCAAGGTGCGCGTGCTCCTAACTCTGAGTGAACCCAGCGGGAGTTGAGAGCGTGCTGCACCTCAGAGGGCAGCGCTGGTCTGACATTGGCACACTGCGTGTTGCTGAGTGCTTGCTGGGAGGCACGAGCAGCCCTCCACACCCAGTGGCTTTATTGAGGGTGGAAGGCCGTCAGCACGTTGCAGGATTTACCTGGTTTGTgggaagacaagccctgaatacAGCTTGTGAAAGATTTGTCATCACCACCCGCCTATTGCTGCGGGCACCAACCTTTGTCCCAAATCAGCCCTTGGTAGCATGTTCTGCATACTACAACTCAGGCCCTAGTGCTCTAAGCACCCAATGGGTCTCAAATAGCACCTACTTCCTTTAACACCTTGCTTCTCCCAGATCCCCTCTGGCCACTCCTCACTGACCACCCTTCCAGCTGCCACAGAACAtctccttttctgtgccccttcTGAGTCGATATGCTCCTAGGGGTATAGAAAGGGATATAGAAAAATTCCCCaagcccaggtttatggatctccAAAAAGAAGAGGGAAGACACAAGATGTTCCTCATAGGCCTAATCCCgaccattaaagtcaatatttattttgttaatttatttggATTGATAAAATAACACCCACCCAGTGCTCTGGGTGCCCTAGATGTATTTTATTAATACAATATTAAACAGACCCACCAGTTATCCCAGGACCAACCTGAATAACCCAGTGATAACATACAGAAAACCATGATTAATCGATCCCATCCACCCGCAAAATCTCCACCAAAGTCCCATGCTACCACTACCCCATCATCACCCCTTTATGAGCAAAGGTAAAAGGTGGACCAAGCAATGTGTTGTGAAGACAGACTCAGACcgctcattgatttcagtgggggggcaggagcagggtctgtattttccaaaataaaacacaagctgaattaaacaaaacaacacaacccAAAACTTTCAGGGATTTCTTTATAGAAGTCCCGCCCCCCCCGcaacctcctctcccccagcgccAACAGGAGACAAAAAAGGCACCatccatttcctcctcccccttaaaaaaatccagtgaaaTTATGCAATAACTACTCCAGGATCAGTTCTAATATTTGTAAAGCTTAAGTTCCCTGGTGTTTTTTCATGGTCTACGTGAAAGTTGATTATTTTATATAGATCTTGCCAAGGACGACGTTACATCAAGAAAAGCACATTTTGGCGGAGAACAAACGGAGGCAATGCCAGCAAAAGTCTGTATAAACCACATTGCGATGCCAGGGTCAAATGCATGTACGCCAATGAAAACCACTGGGTAACATCAGGACTGTGTTAACACGATATAACTGCCGGAGCTGTATATGGAAATCGTATCATACTTAAAAGATGGGGGCAAAACATTGTGCAAATTTAGGGAGAGCGGATCATGTTACTTATATGCTGAGGAGGGTCAAATAACTTGCTAACGAGAGGAAACAACAAACATAGGCAATTAAACGTGGATTCAGAGACATTATGGAGCTGGCTGAACAACTGGAAAATGCACCCGCCCTTGTGTTTGCAGACTCCATCTCCCTGCTGGATTTGGCTGTGTCTGTGCCCAGTGGCAGGGAATGGGAAACAGTCCTAGCAGAACTCACGCTCTGCAACACGTCTCTACTCCCCTTCAGTGGCTGTTTCATTCCCTGGGGCTGGATTGGTATGTTATGGAGCAAACctgctttctccctttccctttaggGTGAGCAGGTGTCTGGGTTTTGACTcgaaagtctggtcaaaaaggggatCTGACTGTgtccggtcagatctactgaccggacGCCCAAAGTCTGGTTATTGCAGGCAGGGAGGTGCTGAGTCATCACCTGCACCAGCCCCTACTCAGtcagggccacctcctacctgcatcaggtggctgcagctcccagccctggctctgcaggagaGCCTCTCCCGACCCacgcagggagggggagagaggggaaaagccatgagcgacagagggagggggaaagaggagcaaaTGGGGGGCGGGTCCTCAGGggcaggggcggagcaggggaggTTCAGGCACTCTTGCtggagtgtccggtttttaaatattacaaagttggcaaccctctcTCTCCCCGCCACATGCCCTATCCCCAGACTTCTTCCATGTCTGCTTGTCTCTCACTGGGGCTGGAGGATTGTTGAATGGGTCTCCACTTCCTCACCCCCCTGGCCACTTCTCTCACTGGGGCCAGgaggagtgggtgtgggggggaatggggtTCAATGAATCTCCTCTCCACCTCTGTCCCAGTGTGGCCTCTCTCACTGCTGCTGCTAGGGTCAGAATTCTTCTCCTCTTGAGGGCTGCCTGGCCTCTTCCCTTTGAGGCTCTGTTTTCCCAGTGCCTTACCCTTTAGTGGGGTTAGTTCTTCTGCCCTGTCACGAATATGGAGACCCACAGAGGGAGAGGCTCATGCAGAGAGTGAGCAGGCCCAGAAAGGAGTAGACCTCCCACCCTCGCTGCAGCCCTGCATGCTGCCAGACACAGTGAGAGCTGGGAGGGAACCTGGCTCTTGGAGTCACGCAAATGGGTGCAAATTCCGCggtctttgaaaagaaaaaaggaaagatgaaatcctggctccactgaagtcattgagagttcagccattgacttcaattgagccaggatttcactgcacATTTCCAGCCCTCATAGTtaaagagaaaagcttgaaaatgtgactcaagtgctctgaaaagcttaaaaaaaaatctgccaataaataaaaagaccccaaaataataataatacctgcttcttatatagcacatttcaatcagtagatctcaaactgctttacaaaggcAGTATCATTACAccagaggggaaatggaggcacacagcagcacagtgacttgcccaatatcaCCCAGTGGGATACTGGCAGAGCTAGGCCTCGAACGAAGGTCTCCTGAATCgcagtccagtgctctaaccGCTAGGCCATTCATAATTTGTAAACCTAGCTTGTGATTTTTGCAGTGCTGACTcaagatttttgaatgcttgaggttggcaatacagTGCGATTCATTGTGCTGTTCTGACCTTTCTCATTACCGTATTTGGTATCGGCCGTTCATTATTCTCCTATTTCAAAATGCCAAGTCAGAAACAATGTCATGTGAATTAAGGGATTGCTTActttggccttgtcaacactagaaagttgtactgctttaccTATATCTGTATAAAGTGgtacaacacccccccccccccactgtggaGGTAGTTATACTGGAATAAAAGTGTGTATGCCAGTTTAATTTATTCCCCATAcaggaagggaaataaatatACCAATATAAGCTACCTGCCAGTATAACTGCACCCACATTGGGGGTTGTACTGGTGtaactattttggtaaaaaaattCACTCCTAACCAAAATTGTTATACCTGTAAATCTTCCATGGGTAAACCAGACCTTTGTCTATAAGCTACTTGTGTTGAGTGCCCGGTTGCCTGAGTCACATGGTATTACTTCTGCAGCCTGATTGGATGAGTACATTTTTCAAACAGAACAACACATAATGAATCAGACATTTTCAGCACAACTGTTTGGATAAATAATCGTTTGTGTTAAAATCTGTGAAAATGACAGGATTCCTATCCACATTCACATAGTCCCAGTATTCTCCAAATACTCATGAGCTATGCATAATATGACTCTGGGAATCAATGAAACAGAgaccagtgatttaaatcattcaTTGCCTATGGCATCATTTCTAGTTCTCTCTGAGATTTAcctgagttttgcctgagtaaggacccCAGGATGGGCCCCGTGTGAATAAGGTGTTTAGCACCATTCAGCTCACTCTTGTGTAATTTCTTAAATGGAAAACTGAGCGTTATCTTAGATGTGTGGATctttttgaaaaccagttttaaacagctttttaaaCAGGTTCCCATTTTGCAGTGACGTTATATGTGACCCCGGCTCCTTGTCTAGTAAGTTGGGGGTTCAAACGCCATCACGAAGCTTGGGTTCAGACCATTGCTCCCACTGCAGATGAATCCCAGTGGGGTGCTGTTGTTAAGAGGGACTCAGGAGTAGATAAAGGCAGCAGGAGCTTTGGGATCTGGGCCTCACAGGCAGAGATGGTGGAATGCGCCCAGAGAGAAATGTTGAGGAATGCCGGCTGTGGGGGGATGAGGTAGAAGGAGAAGTTTGTGTCGGGAAgcttgatgttttgttttgtcaacCTGGGGAGCCCCCATTTTTAGTGGGCACAAGCCCCGTTTCTCTGAATCAATGCCCGGAGTCTCTTGTCAGTGTGTCTCTGTTGAGTATATGTCAGCCccttggggaagggctgggaagaAGAAACACCTCCCAATAAACATGTTATTCCTTAGTTGTCCACTACGGGGTTTCTTGTCTACTGGACACTTATGGAGAAAGGACACCAGCCTGCTTGGACCACAGCTATGGCAATTCCTATAGCCCTTATAAAATGGAAGTTGAAGATTCAGTACCACTTTCTGAGTGTTATGTGAGATCATACCTTGATTTCTGCAATGCTACCTACACTGCTATCCCAGAATCCTCTCCTCAGTCACTTCACTCAGTCTCAAACTATGTGGCACATCTAAATCTTCCTTTGCATGGCTTTTCACATCCCTTCTCAGACTTTCTTTAGCTGACTAGTCATGTCTCCCTTCTATTTTCTTTCCCTCATTGACTTTCTATCTATTTTTCCTGACAATTTATAACTGGTCCTCCCTACAGTTCTTCTCTTATCgctcccagatcctgcttccACTTAGCTATCACAGATATCTCTATTGTAACTAGAGTGAAAAGCCAGCGTTACTTGCTGGTTACTACTGACAAACACTGATAATTTTACATAGTAATATGTGTTTGTagtaatataaat
This region includes:
- the XKR6 gene encoding XK-related protein 6, which translates into the protein MAAKSDGGGGAGVGFAQLHNLDEAAAAAAAAAGGGGGGGDGAAEEGGSSSLHICHCCNTSSCYWGCRSACLRSLLGRAGGRAGGGGGTDPLAPGSSSEGPPHSPGGPGGGGGGERPWLDCLWIVLALLVLLGDVGTDLWLALHHYGRRDYVWCGLTLAFVLLPSVLVQILSFRWFVQDYTGGGLGAVQGLSSRGPPMMGAVGRRPGAAGTPTPGAQRLCRISVWVWQAVIHLLQMGQVWRYIRTMYLGIQSQRRKEHQRRFYWAMMYEYADVNMLRLLETFLESAPQLVLQLCIMIQKNRAETLPCVSSVASLMSLAWVLASYHKLLRDSRDDKKSMSYRGALIHLFWRLFTISSRVISFALFASIFQLYFGIFVVVHWCAMAFWIIHGGTDFCMSKWEEILFNMVVGIVYIFCWFNVKEGRTRYRMFAYYTVVLTENAALTLLWYFYRDPTTTDSYAVPALCCVFLSFAAGIALMLFYYGVLHPTGPRAKIFASSCCAELLWGIPLPPDVEPMAPETPGYRGAEATPTRAVTEQQEELTADTCLPVFQVRAMVPSIPSGRAYYPEGPLIKIDIPRKRYPAWDAHFVDRRLRRTINILQYVTPTAVGIRYRDGPLLYELLQYESSL